From the Plectropomus leopardus isolate mb unplaced genomic scaffold, YSFRI_Pleo_2.0 unplaced_scaffold11153, whole genome shotgun sequence genome, the window cactggagcagcatgatgccactgtcgcaaaaatgcaaagacagtaAAGAGAAGGGACTTCATAGCGTCATCTGGGTGTCAAAAGGACAACTTACAGGAACGGCCCCGTCCATGTCTTCCTCgtcctcttcatcttcatcacgGACGTTAATCAGTCGCCGTGAAGGACCGGCCGCCACCAGCTCAGACGGGACAGACGCCTCCCTCAGGTGCTGCAGGTAGTCGTAGTCATCGTCGAAAAAAACGCCGAACTCCCTCTGCTCCGCTCGCCTCTTCTCTGCATCCGCCTGAGAAACAGCAAGAACACAGTAATCCCATAATAATATTTCCAAACTTTTGTCGTGTTTGTGCCGTTCGTTTGGTTAAATTAGAGTTTCTGCAGAATAAATCTGCTCCTGCAACTGACAGACGTacaataaaacttcaaataaaagcgtAGTCCCAATTTAACACCCAGTCCCCTTTCACTAGCTGGGTGtggcgacacattttgacaaaaaaaggcctGTCTGAATTAGAGGCCCGGtctggttaccatggttaccatgaatgaataaaatccGGCTGTTGGCTACATGCTGGAGATAATGTTACTTAGCTGCTTAAATCATGCActgttttttaagctttttttcccaggtaaattcttgctttgtgttttttttgttatcttttatttttatttatatatttttaaagtttttttgagtggcgatttttaggtaatttttttgcttttttttccacatatttcTAGCTAAATTCTGGGGTCGTTtcatcttttgttgctcattaccttcttcccatgtttttgaaaaaaaaaaagcgccaAATTGTCAaggtttaaaaggttaaataaataatttgtttatatttcccatctttgctgagcttaagttttgtgtgaaaggcaTTAAAAGCCCGTCCCAAACAGACACCAGTGATTCGTTAAGTGATTAAGACAAACAATAGTCTTGGCTGTATTTTGAAGTTTTACTATTTGCAACCTGTGACCAGtttctgttgcttttctttGAAGGGACACACAAGACAAATCATGCAAAACAAAGACGGCTGATGTTGCACCTTGGCGGCGGGCAGGAGGACGTGCTGTGGGGCCGTCTCATCTGCAGCCAGCGGGTCCCTCTGACTCCTGTGGACGAGGTGAAAGGTCACCGCCTTCTTCTTCTCAATGAACGACTTCTTCTTTCGGTGAGGctgcaggacacaaacacagcagtgaaCGGTGCTGAAACAACAGTAAAGTCTTTGCTTTGAttcctgaaaacaacattattttaagaaatcatcAGTGAGGTTTCTGCTGGTAAATATTCTGACACTAATTTCAGCTTTTCACTCTGAGGGAAAGACGGCAGTGATCTTAAATTAATGTTAAGCTTTTCTGAGTGCAATAATGAGACATTAAGTGCAGTATTATAGAAATAATCATGTAATACTTATTAACTACTTTCTCTTACCTATACTTCAGATTTCAAATGATACACAAGTATTATTAACTCCAAAAATTAACTAAcctatttatatttatgatccataatgtcatttttactattgcATATGATGTG encodes:
- the LOC121963401 gene encoding protein LTV1 homolog → MPHRKKKSFIEKKKAVTFHLVHRSQRDPLAADETAPQHVLLPAAKADAEKRRAEQREFGVFFDDDYDYLQHLREASVPSELVAAGPSRRLINVRDEDEEDEEDMDGAVPVSCPFDTQMTL